From Haloarcula hispanica ATCC 33960, the proteins below share one genomic window:
- the cobN gene encoding cobaltochelatase subunit CobN, producing MPQLGLYTATENELGAVQRAADEVDADLVVRSESDLDDEPAVEAFVDELTDADAVILWLHGAEDSMPGYEMAVERLREAGVPLVVKATGDAFAFEDTSVPDEHRETVYDYLEKGGASNVANCVRYLVAQYGHADPSYDDPVTLPTEGVYHPDHPGASIDDLRATFDPAKPTVAVWFYESHWTHENTRYVDAQVRAIEAQGANALPIFCEPATDAEGQWNAEQVTEEWLLDADGNPLVDAVCSSFMFSLSMDERGRSADDEGQSAEDVFLDKLGVPVIQTVTTMRSRSRYDSSDTGVMGFELALSVALPEFDGNVITHPISGKERTDDDADIGSAPKQHFPIDDRIDHVARLAVNWAELRHTPNDEKQVAVVLHNYPPSDDGIGTAFGLDSPESTVNLLEELDARGYDLGDTMPESGQSLVERLTAQLTLDDRWVAPEDVRELSVDTVSPTQYGEWFEMLDDDFRENVVEEWGDPPERPFAIPGVEFGNVLVTVQPPRGFGMDPSKVYHDSDLQPPHDYVAFYRWLRNSYETDAVVHLGTHGSLEWLPGKTVGLDGESAPDQLIDDIPNVYPYIVNNPGEGTQAKRRSYAAIVDYLTPVMANAGTYDDLADLEELADRYREAGMEDARTDDGEHLAEQLRQTVDELDLAVELGIAGEIDEKADVRGPDEAGSTLAEGDVAGDDLDIDALVERVHEYLTDVKTTQIRKGLHTMGEPPADDRLVDYLVALTRLENPGAPSLRESVAGVLGVDYDKLRNAPGEYDEALGMTYAEAADHVHETSKDLVRTLAEHDFDVPESELEDNTSEVNMNLLVVDIEPLGDARVRSGAHEDLREALAYICEEAAPRVAGAADEIPRTADALAGEYVPPGGSGAPTRGGVDLLPTARNFYTLDPRKVPAKTAWDVGSEVADGVLERHETDEGEYPEEIGVVVWGTPTVRTRGETIAQVLALMGVEPVWSDAGRVEDVEPIPLEELGRPRIDVTTRVSGLFRDAFPAAAGVVHDAVDAVVDLDEPHEMNYVKKHVEEETEDLVADGMDEGDAESAAKHRVFTTRPGGYGAGTNKAVDEGNWDDRSDLADVYVQWGGYAMGSRGRVSDAHDAFERRLSSVDATVKIEDTAEQDEFDSSDWYAFHGGFISAVTEIAGEEPNSYVGDSSDPDNVDVYTNEEKVRKAMRARVLNPSWLDSMEEHGYKGAGDLSTTVDVVLGWDATTDVVSDTLWEDVAERYAFDADRQEWLRDVNPWALDSITDTLLEAIDRGLWDADDETQDRLRDLNLEVDGDLEARAGAGSSNDSTEVTSDDD from the coding sequence ATGCCACAGCTAGGACTCTACACCGCGACGGAGAACGAACTCGGGGCCGTCCAGCGGGCCGCGGACGAGGTCGACGCCGACCTCGTCGTGCGCTCGGAGAGCGACCTCGACGACGAGCCAGCGGTCGAGGCGTTCGTCGACGAACTGACAGACGCCGACGCCGTAATCCTGTGGCTCCACGGAGCCGAGGACAGCATGCCCGGCTACGAGATGGCCGTCGAGCGGTTGCGCGAGGCCGGCGTCCCGCTCGTGGTGAAAGCGACGGGCGACGCCTTCGCCTTCGAGGACACGTCGGTTCCTGACGAGCACCGCGAGACAGTCTACGACTACCTCGAGAAGGGCGGGGCGAGCAACGTCGCCAACTGCGTGCGCTACCTGGTGGCGCAGTACGGGCACGCCGACCCATCCTACGACGACCCGGTGACGCTGCCGACGGAGGGCGTCTACCATCCCGACCATCCGGGCGCGAGCATCGACGACCTGCGGGCGACGTTCGACCCGGCGAAACCGACCGTCGCCGTCTGGTTCTACGAGTCCCACTGGACCCACGAGAACACCCGCTACGTCGACGCGCAGGTCCGGGCCATTGAGGCCCAAGGGGCGAACGCGCTCCCGATATTCTGTGAACCGGCGACCGACGCCGAGGGCCAGTGGAACGCCGAACAGGTCACTGAGGAGTGGCTCCTCGATGCTGACGGCAACCCGCTGGTCGATGCAGTCTGCTCGTCGTTCATGTTCTCGCTGTCGATGGACGAACGCGGCCGCAGCGCCGACGACGAAGGCCAGAGCGCCGAGGACGTGTTCCTCGACAAACTCGGCGTCCCGGTCATCCAGACCGTGACGACGATGCGCTCCCGGTCCCGGTACGACAGCAGCGATACGGGCGTGATGGGCTTCGAACTCGCGCTTTCGGTCGCGCTGCCGGAGTTCGACGGCAACGTCATCACCCACCCCATCTCGGGTAAGGAGCGGACCGACGACGACGCCGATATCGGGAGCGCGCCGAAACAGCACTTCCCCATCGACGACCGCATCGACCACGTCGCGCGGCTGGCGGTCAACTGGGCCGAACTGCGCCACACCCCGAACGACGAGAAGCAGGTCGCCGTCGTTCTGCACAACTACCCGCCCAGCGACGACGGTATCGGGACCGCCTTCGGGCTGGATTCGCCCGAGAGTACAGTGAATCTGCTGGAGGAACTGGATGCTCGCGGGTATGACCTCGGTGATACGATGCCCGAGAGCGGCCAGTCGCTTGTCGAGCGCTTGACCGCCCAACTGACCCTCGACGACCGCTGGGTCGCGCCCGAGGACGTGCGCGAGCTGAGCGTCGACACCGTCTCGCCGACCCAGTACGGCGAGTGGTTCGAGATGCTTGACGACGACTTCCGTGAGAACGTCGTTGAGGAGTGGGGCGACCCGCCCGAGCGCCCGTTCGCAATTCCCGGCGTGGAGTTCGGAAACGTGCTCGTGACGGTCCAGCCCCCACGCGGGTTCGGCATGGACCCCTCGAAAGTGTACCACGACTCGGACCTCCAGCCGCCCCACGACTACGTCGCGTTCTACCGCTGGCTCCGCAACAGCTACGAGACGGACGCTGTCGTTCACCTCGGGACCCACGGCAGTCTGGAGTGGCTGCCGGGCAAGACTGTCGGGCTGGACGGCGAGAGCGCACCGGACCAGCTCATCGACGACATCCCGAACGTCTACCCGTACATCGTCAACAACCCCGGCGAGGGGACCCAGGCGAAGCGGCGCTCCTACGCCGCCATTGTCGACTACCTGACCCCGGTGATGGCCAACGCCGGCACGTACGACGACCTCGCCGACCTGGAGGAGCTGGCCGACCGCTACCGCGAGGCCGGCATGGAAGACGCCCGGACCGACGACGGCGAGCACCTCGCCGAGCAGCTCCGCCAGACCGTCGACGAACTGGACCTCGCCGTCGAACTCGGCATCGCCGGCGAAATCGACGAGAAGGCCGACGTACGTGGCCCTGACGAAGCCGGGTCGACGCTCGCTGAGGGTGACGTGGCTGGCGACGACCTCGACATTGACGCCCTCGTCGAACGGGTCCACGAGTACCTCACCGACGTGAAGACGACGCAGATCCGGAAGGGGCTGCACACGATGGGCGAGCCGCCGGCCGACGACCGACTGGTCGACTACCTGGTCGCGCTCACGCGCCTCGAGAACCCCGGCGCGCCGTCCCTGCGCGAGAGCGTCGCTGGCGTGCTCGGCGTCGACTACGACAAACTGCGCAACGCCCCCGGCGAGTACGACGAGGCGCTGGGGATGACCTACGCCGAGGCCGCCGACCACGTCCACGAGACCAGCAAAGACCTCGTCCGGACGCTGGCCGAGCACGACTTCGACGTGCCCGAGAGCGAACTCGAAGACAACACCTCGGAGGTGAATATGAACCTTCTCGTGGTCGACATCGAACCGCTCGGGGATGCCCGCGTGCGGTCTGGCGCACACGAGGACCTCCGCGAGGCGCTGGCCTACATCTGCGAGGAGGCGGCCCCCCGGGTGGCCGGCGCAGCCGACGAGATTCCCCGCACCGCCGATGCTCTGGCTGGCGAGTACGTCCCACCCGGCGGCTCCGGCGCGCCGACCCGTGGCGGTGTCGACCTGCTCCCCACAGCCAGAAACTTCTACACACTGGACCCGCGGAAGGTCCCGGCCAAGACGGCGTGGGACGTGGGCAGCGAGGTCGCCGACGGCGTGCTGGAACGGCACGAGACCGACGAGGGCGAGTATCCCGAGGAAATCGGCGTCGTCGTCTGGGGCACGCCGACGGTTCGGACCCGCGGCGAGACAATTGCGCAGGTGCTCGCGCTGATGGGCGTCGAACCGGTCTGGTCCGACGCCGGCCGCGTCGAGGACGTGGAGCCGATTCCGCTCGAGGAACTCGGCCGCCCGCGCATCGACGTGACGACGCGGGTCTCCGGGCTGTTCCGCGATGCGTTCCCGGCGGCAGCGGGGGTCGTCCACGACGCCGTCGACGCCGTTGTCGACCTCGACGAACCCCACGAGATGAACTACGTGAAGAAACACGTCGAGGAAGAAACGGAAGACCTCGTGGCCGACGGCATGGACGAGGGCGACGCCGAGAGCGCGGCGAAACACCGCGTGTTCACCACTCGCCCCGGCGGCTACGGTGCCGGGACCAACAAGGCCGTCGACGAGGGCAACTGGGACGACCGCTCGGACCTCGCCGACGTGTACGTCCAGTGGGGCGGCTACGCGATGGGGTCCCGGGGCCGGGTCAGCGACGCCCACGACGCCTTCGAGCGCCGCCTGTCCTCGGTCGACGCGACGGTCAAAATCGAGGACACCGCCGAACAGGACGAGTTCGACTCCTCGGACTGGTACGCCTTCCACGGCGGTTTCATCTCCGCAGTCACGGAAATCGCCGGTGAGGAGCCCAATTCCTACGTCGGGGACTCCTCGGATCCGGACAACGTCGACGTCTACACCAACGAGGAAAAGGTCCGGAAGGCGATGCGCGCCCGCGTTCTGAACCCCTCGTGGCTCGACTCGATGGAGGAACACGGCTACAAAGGAGCCGGGGACCTCTCGACGACGGTTGACGTGGTGCTGGGCTGGGACGCGACGACCGATGTGGTCAGCGACACGCTGTGGGAGGACGTGGCCGAGCGCTACGCCTTCGACGCGGACCGACAGGAGTGGCTCCGGGACGTGAACCCCTGGGCGCTGGATTCGATCACCGACACGCTACTCGAAGCTATCGACCGCGGGCTCTGGGACGCCGACGACGAGACGCAGGACCGCCTGCGGGATCTGAACCTGGAGGTGGACGGTGATTTGGAGGCCCGTGCCGGGGCTGGCTCCAGCAACGATTCGACAGAGGTGACCTCAGATGACGACTAA